In one window of Frigoriglobus tundricola DNA:
- a CDS encoding serine/threonine-protein kinase translates to MLSPVTDAPTTRDTFLEAVRAADVLTPSQQTKARALAPPGPADSTADALVAAGLLTRFQADRLLSGRTDGFLLGPYTVLEQIGRGTLSRVYKAKHRTMNRPVAIKVLAAALTRTRAEREAFQREVRAAGKLAHPNIVTAVDAGDLHDRCYLVLEFVDGPNLEALVRQRGPLPVAQACEFVRQTAAGLHHAHEKGLVHRDLKPTNLMVVRPTPSAPLTVKIADFGVPKDGTEPTAYSAPELSEAAAAPAAPRADLYALGGVFYFLLTGRPPEGDGTVPLSQCRPDVPPEVAAIVHRLLERSPALRVGSAEELLYDLDAVCVPVAVPLDGAVDFDAPAPLPYPGQDTGYLTGRNAIPTDVVHPLPGSGAYSLSDAVPSPWEQITNESDGDTMPLEPDATPTPRTMRRPKPTGRGESVPLWVTASLLVSIVLVCLMSIGAIAKMLLK, encoded by the coding sequence ATGCTGTCCCCCGTTACAGACGCGCCGACCACCCGTGACACTTTCCTGGAAGCGGTGCGCGCGGCAGATGTTCTTACGCCGAGCCAGCAAACGAAGGCGCGGGCGCTCGCGCCGCCCGGCCCCGCCGACTCGACCGCGGACGCGCTCGTCGCGGCCGGGCTGCTCACGCGGTTCCAGGCCGACCGCCTGCTCTCCGGCCGCACCGACGGGTTCCTCCTCGGCCCCTACACCGTCCTCGAACAGATCGGCCGCGGCACGCTGAGCCGCGTGTACAAGGCGAAGCACCGCACCATGAACCGCCCGGTGGCGATCAAGGTGCTGGCGGCGGCCCTGACCCGCACGCGGGCCGAGCGCGAGGCCTTCCAGCGCGAGGTCCGCGCGGCCGGGAAGCTCGCGCACCCGAACATCGTCACCGCCGTCGACGCCGGTGACCTGCACGACCGCTGCTACCTGGTGCTGGAGTTCGTGGACGGGCCGAACCTCGAGGCGCTCGTACGCCAGCGGGGGCCGCTGCCCGTGGCGCAGGCCTGCGAGTTCGTCCGCCAGACCGCGGCCGGGCTCCACCACGCCCACGAAAAGGGCCTGGTTCACCGCGACCTCAAGCCGACGAACCTGATGGTCGTGCGGCCGACGCCGTCCGCCCCGCTCACGGTCAAGATCGCGGATTTCGGCGTTCCGAAGGACGGCACCGAGCCGACCGCTTACAGCGCCCCGGAGCTGTCCGAAGCCGCCGCGGCGCCGGCCGCCCCCCGCGCCGATCTGTACGCGCTCGGCGGCGTGTTCTACTTCCTGCTCACCGGTCGGCCCCCGGAGGGCGACGGCACGGTCCCGCTGAGTCAGTGCCGACCGGACGTGCCCCCGGAGGTCGCGGCGATCGTTCACCGCCTGCTCGAACGGAGCCCGGCCCTCCGCGTCGGATCGGCAGAGGAGTTGCTGTACGACCTGGACGCGGTGTGCGTTCCGGTCGCCGTTCCGCTGGACGGCGCGGTGGACTTCGACGCCCCCGCCCCGCTGCCCTACCCGGGCCAGGACACGGGCTACCTGACGGGCCGCAACGCGATCCCCACCGATGTCGTCCACCCGCTTCCGGGATCGGGCGCCTACAGCCTCTCGGACGCGGTCCCGTCGCCGTGGGAGCAGATCACCAACGAATCGGACGGCGACACGATGCCGCTCGAACCCGACGCGACCCCCACGCCGCGCACAATGCGGCGGCCGAAGCCCACCGGCCGCGGCGAATCGGTGCCCCTATGGGTCACGGCGAGCCTGCTCGTCAGCATCGTGCTGGTGTGTCTGATGAGCATCGGCGCCATTGCCAAAATGCTGCTGAAGTAG
- a CDS encoding alpha/beta hydrolase-fold protein, producing MRRSLAVLALLVFAHHAPAAEPKPLEFKLTFDKAAFDKPFTGRVYVTIRPTPASPPAGLNWFKPEPGLARDVKDWKPGEPLVLDAKAIAYPAPLADLKPGKYHVSAVMDRDLGGIDFLASPGNVYAKPLPVELDPKSSGTIELKLDQVVKPREFKETDAVKLVDIESKLLTQFHRTPMRVRAGVVLPPSFGKEPNRKYAVVYEVTGFGGNHFGAVGAAARKAWAVGDAEMIWVVLDANCRLGHHVFADSANNGPVGTALVEELVPHIEKAYRGSGVRFTTGHSSGGWSSLWLQVAYPDTFSGCWSTAPDPVDFRDFQLIDIYAKGANAFTDAAGSPRPLARRDGKPALFFQPFSDMEEYMNRGGQLGSFEAVFSPRGPDGKPQRLWNRKTGAIDAAVAKAWESYDIRLVLERNWETLGPKLAGKIHVYMGEDDTFYLDGATRLLKASLATLKSDAVVELFPKRHHGNLVDAALRKRMNEEMAAALHAREKTGP from the coding sequence ATGCGCCGATCCCTTGCTGTCCTTGCGCTCCTCGTTTTCGCACATCACGCGCCCGCCGCGGAGCCGAAGCCGCTCGAGTTCAAACTCACGTTCGACAAGGCCGCGTTCGATAAACCGTTCACCGGCCGGGTGTACGTCACCATCCGCCCGACCCCCGCTTCGCCGCCGGCCGGGCTCAACTGGTTCAAGCCCGAACCCGGACTCGCCCGGGACGTGAAGGACTGGAAGCCCGGCGAACCGCTCGTTCTGGACGCGAAAGCCATCGCGTACCCGGCGCCGCTGGCGGACCTGAAGCCCGGCAAGTACCACGTGTCCGCGGTGATGGACCGCGACCTCGGCGGGATCGATTTCCTCGCCAGCCCCGGCAACGTCTACGCGAAGCCGCTCCCGGTCGAACTCGATCCGAAGTCGTCTGGTACCATCGAGTTGAAGCTCGATCAGGTGGTCAAGCCGCGCGAGTTCAAGGAGACCGATGCGGTCAAACTGGTGGACATTGAGAGCAAGCTGCTGACACAGTTTCACCGCACCCCGATGCGGGTGCGGGCCGGTGTGGTGCTGCCGCCGTCGTTCGGCAAGGAGCCCAACCGTAAGTATGCGGTCGTGTACGAAGTCACCGGCTTCGGCGGGAACCACTTCGGTGCGGTCGGTGCCGCCGCACGCAAAGCGTGGGCCGTGGGCGACGCGGAAATGATCTGGGTGGTCCTCGACGCGAACTGCCGGCTCGGGCACCACGTATTCGCGGACTCCGCGAACAACGGTCCGGTCGGCACGGCCCTCGTTGAGGAACTGGTCCCGCACATCGAAAAGGCGTACCGCGGCAGCGGCGTGCGGTTCACCACGGGGCACTCGTCGGGCGGGTGGAGCAGCCTGTGGTTACAGGTGGCGTACCCGGACACGTTCTCGGGGTGCTGGTCCACCGCGCCGGACCCGGTCGATTTCCGCGATTTCCAGTTGATCGACATTTACGCGAAGGGCGCGAACGCGTTCACCGACGCGGCCGGGAGCCCGCGCCCGCTCGCCCGACGGGACGGGAAGCCGGCCCTGTTCTTCCAGCCGTTCTCGGACATGGAGGAGTACATGAACCGCGGCGGGCAACTCGGCTCCTTTGAGGCCGTGTTCAGCCCCCGCGGCCCCGACGGCAAGCCGCAGCGCCTCTGGAACCGCAAGACCGGCGCGATCGATGCGGCGGTCGCGAAAGCTTGGGAGAGCTACGACATTCGCCTGGTTCTGGAGCGGAACTGGGAGACGCTCGGCCCGAAACTGGCCGGCAAGATCCACGTTTACATGGGCGAGGACGACACGTTCTACCTCGACGGGGCCACCCGGTTGCTCAAGGCGTCGCTCGCGACGCTCAAGAGCGACGCGGTGGTGGAACTGTTCCCCAAGCGGCACCACGGGAACCTCGTGGACGCGGCGCTCCGGAAGCGGATGAACGAGGAGATGGCGGCGGCGCTGCACGCGCGCGAGAAGACCGGGCCGTAG
- a CDS encoding sugar phosphate isomerase/epimerase family protein: MKSAVTISLVPEARGGPFVYWDDLAAGCRAAAALGFDAVEVFPPGPDAVSPDDLRALLDDNGLALAAVGTGAGWVKHKLSLTSPDDATRDRAVAFVRSVMDLAARFEAPAIIGSMQGKWEGAVSKPVALRYLGHALFKLDQHAADLGTTLLYEPLNRYETNLVNTLGDAAQLLTGASLEHVKILADLYHMNIEEANLPGAIRAAGRHIGHVHFADSNRRAAGLGHTDFAPIVAALADVGYSGYLSAEVLPLPDTDAAARQTIDTFRRLVG, encoded by the coding sequence ATGAAATCGGCCGTCACCATCTCGCTCGTTCCGGAAGCCCGCGGCGGCCCGTTCGTGTACTGGGACGATCTCGCCGCCGGGTGCCGGGCCGCCGCGGCGCTGGGCTTCGACGCGGTCGAGGTGTTCCCCCCCGGCCCGGACGCGGTGAGCCCCGACGACCTCCGCGCCCTTCTCGACGACAACGGGCTCGCCCTCGCGGCCGTCGGCACCGGGGCCGGGTGGGTGAAACACAAGCTCTCGCTCACCAGCCCGGACGACGCCACCCGCGACCGGGCGGTCGCGTTCGTCCGGTCGGTCATGGACCTCGCGGCCCGGTTCGAGGCCCCCGCGATCATCGGCTCCATGCAGGGGAAGTGGGAGGGCGCGGTCTCCAAGCCCGTCGCGCTCCGCTACCTCGGCCACGCGCTCTTCAAGCTCGACCAGCACGCGGCCGACCTGGGCACCACGCTCCTGTACGAACCGCTCAACCGGTACGAGACGAACCTCGTCAACACGCTCGGCGACGCGGCGCAGCTCCTCACCGGCGCGTCGCTGGAGCACGTGAAGATCCTCGCCGACCTCTATCACATGAACATTGAGGAGGCGAACCTGCCGGGCGCGATCCGCGCCGCCGGCCGGCACATCGGACACGTCCACTTCGCCGACTCGAACCGCCGCGCCGCCGGCCTCGGCCACACCGACTTCGCCCCGATCGTCGCGGCGCTGGCGGACGTCGGCTACAGCGGCTACCTCTCCGCCGAAGTGCTCCCCCTGCCCGACACGGACGCCGCCGCCCGCCAGACCATCGACACCTTCCGCCGGCTCGTGGGCTGA
- a CDS encoding MFS transporter — MPQRYVIVAITAVAALWMYIDRVCFATLSEPMKVELLLPLAPEPDEPPGAFQRVVRWFLSDALSDDDLAAAKKMKRKSLGDGAPAGAGELTDAEVTAAKKRKWADTRMSFALGAFFLTYALFQIPMGTLADRYGARRVLALSIAAWSLVTMATGFVLGFAALLGIRLLLGVTEAGAYPAAAGLVKRWAPPSRRGLCSSVVALGGRIGGVIAPWLTALLAVGLVGAALVEWAVTPDAVPPEPGETPTNWRGVFVVYGACGLAVAALFWLVVRDRPPGTEAEADTGRSAAPAELTLVQRIGLLARTRNMWCFGGVQFGVNMGWAFIVTLLPTYLKQEFGTPVETVGPMQTVALAIGACGMICGGAFTDLARARLGPKYGRSVPIVVALSGGALVFFVVPTLPTAWAAVVALGVMAFLVDMHNPSLWSFAQDVGGKNVGAALGWGNMWGNLGAAVSPVLLNAVRQSAGWNAAFLCCGVAFTCAAVCGLVLDATKPVDEPPLA, encoded by the coding sequence ATGCCCCAGCGCTACGTCATCGTCGCCATCACCGCCGTTGCGGCCCTCTGGATGTACATCGACCGCGTGTGCTTCGCCACGCTCTCCGAGCCGATGAAGGTGGAGCTGCTCCTCCCGCTCGCGCCGGAACCGGACGAGCCGCCGGGGGCCTTTCAGCGGGTCGTGCGGTGGTTCCTCTCGGACGCGCTCTCGGACGACGACCTCGCGGCCGCGAAGAAAATGAAGCGCAAGAGCCTCGGCGACGGCGCCCCGGCCGGCGCGGGGGAACTGACCGACGCCGAGGTCACGGCCGCGAAGAAGCGGAAATGGGCCGACACCCGCATGTCCTTCGCCCTCGGCGCGTTCTTCCTCACCTACGCCCTCTTCCAGATCCCGATGGGCACGCTCGCGGACCGGTACGGCGCGCGCCGGGTCCTCGCCCTGTCCATCGCGGCGTGGTCGCTCGTGACGATGGCGACCGGGTTCGTACTCGGGTTCGCCGCCCTTCTCGGCATCCGGCTGTTGCTCGGCGTCACGGAGGCCGGCGCCTACCCCGCCGCCGCCGGGCTGGTGAAGCGCTGGGCGCCGCCGAGCCGGCGCGGGCTCTGCAGTTCCGTCGTCGCTCTCGGCGGGCGCATCGGCGGCGTGATCGCCCCGTGGCTCACCGCGCTTCTCGCGGTCGGGCTGGTGGGGGCCGCGCTGGTCGAATGGGCCGTTACACCGGACGCCGTCCCGCCCGAACCGGGCGAAACGCCGACCAACTGGCGCGGCGTGTTCGTCGTCTACGGGGCGTGCGGGCTCGCCGTCGCCGCCCTGTTCTGGCTCGTCGTCCGCGACCGCCCGCCGGGCACCGAAGCCGAAGCCGACACCGGCCGCTCCGCGGCGCCGGCCGAACTCACGCTCGTGCAGCGCATCGGCCTCCTCGCCCGGACTCGTAACATGTGGTGCTTCGGCGGCGTGCAGTTCGGCGTCAACATGGGCTGGGCCTTCATCGTGACGCTCCTGCCGACGTACCTCAAACAGGAGTTCGGTACGCCCGTGGAGACGGTCGGGCCGATGCAGACGGTCGCGCTGGCCATCGGGGCGTGCGGCATGATCTGCGGCGGCGCGTTCACCGACCTGGCCCGCGCGCGCCTGGGGCCTAAGTACGGCCGCTCGGTGCCGATCGTGGTCGCGCTGAGCGGCGGGGCGTTGGTCTTTTTCGTGGTGCCCACGCTGCCGACCGCGTGGGCCGCGGTGGTGGCCCTGGGGGTGATGGCGTTCCTGGTGGACATGCACAACCCGTCGCTCTGGTCGTTCGCTCAGGACGTGGGCGGGAAGAACGTGGGGGCGGCGCTCGGCTGGGGGAACATGTGGGGCAACCTCGGCGCGGCGGTGTCGCCGGTGCTCCTCAACGCCGTCCGCCAGTCGGCCGGCTGGAACGCCGCGTTCCTGTGCTGCGGGGTCGCGTTCACCTGCGCCGCCGTCTGCGGACTGGTGCTCGATGCGACCAAACCCGTTGACGAGCCCCCACTCGCGTGA
- a CDS encoding branched-chain amino acid aminotransferase, whose translation MAAPALPMDDRDGVIWLNGHLVPWREAKVHVLVHSLHYGNSVFEGERIYGGKVFKLTEHSQRLHKSANMLAYELPFSVAELDAATKLVVAENKLDSGYVRPLAWRGPEVIGVSAIGTKVHVAIAAFPWGAYYGQRAIKLITSRWKRPSPESSPAGSKAAGLYIICTLAKDEALAAGAQDALMHDYKGRLSEATGANLFLVLNGELHTPTTETILNGITRQTVMDLARTRGIKVVEREIWPDELARASEVFLTGTAVEVQPVAAIDKLTFEVGPITQQMIADYSAAVRS comes from the coding sequence ATGGCCGCACCCGCACTCCCGATGGACGACCGCGACGGCGTCATCTGGCTCAACGGACACCTCGTTCCCTGGCGCGAGGCCAAGGTCCACGTCCTCGTCCACAGCCTCCACTACGGCAACTCCGTCTTCGAGGGCGAGCGCATTTACGGCGGGAAGGTGTTCAAGCTCACCGAGCACTCCCAGCGGCTCCACAAGTCCGCCAACATGCTCGCCTACGAGCTGCCCTTTTCGGTCGCGGAACTGGACGCCGCCACCAAGCTCGTCGTCGCCGAGAACAAGCTCGACTCCGGGTACGTCCGGCCGCTCGCGTGGCGCGGGCCGGAGGTGATCGGCGTGTCGGCCATCGGCACCAAGGTCCACGTCGCCATCGCGGCCTTTCCCTGGGGCGCGTACTACGGCCAGAGGGCCATCAAACTCATTACCAGCCGGTGGAAGCGGCCCAGCCCCGAGAGCTCCCCCGCCGGGAGCAAGGCCGCCGGCCTGTACATCATCTGCACCCTCGCCAAGGACGAGGCGCTCGCGGCCGGCGCGCAGGACGCGCTCATGCACGACTACAAGGGCCGGCTCTCCGAAGCCACCGGGGCCAACTTGTTCCTCGTCCTTAACGGCGAGCTGCACACGCCCACCACCGAGACCATCCTCAACGGCATCACCCGCCAGACCGTCATGGACCTCGCCCGCACGCGCGGCATCAAGGTCGTCGAGCGCGAAATCTGGCCCGACGAACTCGCGAGGGCCAGCGAAGTGTTCCTCACCGGTACCGCCGTCGAGGTGCAGCCCGTGGCCGCGATCGACAAGCTGACGTTCGAGGTCGGCCCGATCACCCAACAGATGATCGCCGACTACTCCGCGGCCGTGCGGAGCTAG
- a CDS encoding DUF1549 and DUF1553 domain-containing protein — protein MQSAMTHVTPSVCARKVGFFLALFAAAAPATGVAAPPSEADERKVVIGQPAGVEVVPQAVTLRGARDARQLVVTGKYADGSARDLTAVVEARVEPAGVVDLQDGLYLRPVKNGTATVVVTANGGVTRVPVTVTGMDKPSPVSFRRDLIAAMNVGGCNAGACHGTPSGKNGFKLSLRGFDPAADFLQLTREQFGRRTDKHDPEASLLFLKGIGRVPHEGGQRFGATSVPGEMTLAWLAEGLRDDAPTLPPVKRLDVAPGARILKTPARWQQLSVVANFADNTSRDVTRLTVFSSSDPSIADVTPGGLVEFKRAGEIAVLVRYLEEMVSVRLTYLEPRDGFAWPNPPETNFVDTLVFAKLKQMSITPSGLSEDHEFVRRAYLDCIGRMPTADEAKAFLADKAAKKRETLIDALVDTPEFADFWALKWADVLRSSRKTIQVKGSYGMQAWLRGHFLKNTPMDKIVQEIITSNGNSYANPPANYYRIAKDPTALAETTAQLFLGVRMQCAKCHNHPFERWSQDDYYGMAAWFARVRTKPEPGGPKPQGGAEVVFTARDGEVNQPRTGKQMKPRYIGTGDADVKPGEDRRAVLAAWLTAPENAFFSKSVANRVWFHLMGKGIVDPVDDFRESNPSCNDELLDALAKDFAKNKFDMKRLVKTVMKSRTYQLSAQPNDFNRDDNKYFSHTVTKLLTAEQLLDAICDFTAVPEKFAGLPAGTRATQLPDGEVNHPFLKAFGQPARELACECERESDGNLAQALQLINGPTVNEKVRNPNNRLGRLLAAKKTDAEILTDLYFAALGRAPFDDEKQIALDHVAKREDKRKAWEDVAWALINTREFLFRH, from the coding sequence ATGCAATCCGCCATGACACACGTCACCCCATCTGTTTGCGCGCGAAAAGTGGGTTTCTTCCTCGCCTTGTTTGCTGCTGCCGCGCCCGCGACGGGTGTGGCAGCGCCCCCGAGCGAGGCCGACGAGCGGAAGGTCGTGATCGGTCAGCCCGCGGGAGTGGAAGTGGTTCCGCAGGCCGTCACCCTCAGAGGCGCCCGTGACGCCCGGCAACTCGTCGTTACCGGCAAGTACGCCGACGGCTCCGCACGCGACCTGACCGCCGTGGTCGAAGCCCGGGTCGAACCGGCCGGCGTGGTGGATTTACAAGACGGCCTCTACCTCCGGCCCGTGAAGAACGGCACCGCGACTGTGGTCGTCACCGCGAACGGCGGCGTCACGCGGGTGCCCGTGACCGTGACGGGTATGGACAAGCCGAGCCCGGTGAGCTTCCGCCGCGACCTGATCGCCGCCATGAACGTCGGCGGGTGCAACGCGGGCGCGTGCCACGGCACGCCCAGCGGGAAGAACGGGTTCAAGCTCTCGCTCCGCGGGTTCGACCCGGCCGCCGACTTCCTCCAGCTCACCCGCGAACAGTTCGGCCGCCGCACCGACAAGCACGACCCGGAAGCGAGCCTCCTGTTCCTCAAGGGCATCGGCCGGGTGCCGCACGAGGGCGGCCAGCGGTTCGGCGCGACGAGCGTGCCGGGCGAAATGACGCTCGCCTGGCTCGCCGAGGGGCTGAGGGACGATGCGCCCACCCTGCCGCCGGTCAAGCGGCTCGACGTGGCCCCGGGCGCGCGCATCCTGAAGACGCCGGCCCGGTGGCAGCAGCTCTCGGTGGTCGCGAACTTTGCCGATAACACGAGCCGGGACGTGACCCGGCTCACCGTGTTCAGCAGCAGCGACCCGTCCATCGCCGACGTGACGCCGGGCGGGCTCGTCGAGTTCAAGCGCGCGGGCGAGATCGCGGTGCTGGTCCGGTACCTGGAAGAGATGGTGTCGGTGCGGCTGACGTACCTCGAACCGCGCGACGGGTTCGCGTGGCCGAACCCGCCGGAAACGAACTTCGTGGACACGCTCGTGTTCGCCAAGCTGAAGCAGATGAGCATCACGCCGAGCGGGCTGAGCGAGGACCACGAGTTCGTTCGCCGGGCGTACCTGGACTGCATCGGCCGGATGCCGACCGCGGACGAGGCGAAAGCCTTCCTCGCCGATAAAGCCGCGAAGAAGCGCGAGACGCTGATCGACGCCCTCGTGGACACGCCCGAGTTCGCGGACTTCTGGGCGCTGAAATGGGCCGACGTGTTGCGGTCGAGCCGGAAGACGATCCAGGTGAAGGGCAGTTACGGGATGCAGGCGTGGCTCCGCGGCCACTTCCTCAAGAACACGCCGATGGACAAGATCGTTCAGGAAATCATCACGTCCAACGGCAACTCCTACGCGAACCCGCCGGCCAACTACTACCGCATCGCCAAGGACCCGACCGCGCTCGCCGAGACGACGGCCCAACTGTTCCTCGGCGTGCGGATGCAGTGCGCCAAGTGCCACAACCACCCGTTCGAGCGCTGGAGCCAGGACGACTACTACGGGATGGCCGCGTGGTTCGCCCGCGTGCGGACGAAGCCGGAGCCGGGCGGCCCCAAGCCGCAGGGCGGCGCCGAAGTGGTCTTCACGGCCCGCGACGGCGAGGTGAACCAGCCGCGGACCGGCAAGCAGATGAAGCCGCGGTACATCGGCACCGGCGACGCCGACGTGAAGCCCGGTGAGGACCGCCGGGCGGTCCTCGCGGCGTGGCTCACGGCGCCCGAAAACGCGTTCTTCAGCAAGTCGGTGGCCAACCGCGTGTGGTTCCACCTGATGGGCAAGGGCATCGTCGACCCGGTGGACGACTTCCGCGAGTCCAACCCGTCGTGCAACGACGAACTGCTCGACGCGCTCGCCAAGGACTTCGCCAAGAACAAGTTCGACATGAAGCGCCTGGTGAAGACGGTCATGAAGTCGCGGACGTACCAACTCTCCGCGCAGCCGAACGACTTCAACAGGGACGACAACAAGTACTTCTCGCACACCGTCACGAAGCTGCTGACCGCGGAGCAGCTCCTCGACGCGATCTGCGATTTCACGGCGGTGCCGGAGAAGTTCGCCGGGCTGCCGGCCGGCACCCGGGCGACCCAGTTGCCCGACGGTGAGGTGAACCACCCTTTCCTGAAGGCGTTCGGCCAGCCGGCGCGCGAACTGGCGTGCGAGTGCGAGCGGGAGAGCGACGGCAACCTGGCACAGGCTCTTCAGCTCATCAACGGGCCGACCGTGAACGAGAAGGTGCGGAACCCGAACAACCGCCTGGGCCGACTGCTCGCCGCGAAAAAGACCGACGCCGAAATCCTGACCGATCTCTATTTCGCCGCGCTGGGGCGGGCGCCGTTCGACGACGAGAAGCAGATCGCGCTCGACCACGTGGCGAAGCGCGAGGACAAGCGGAAGGCGTGGGAAGACGTGGCCTGGGCGCTCATCAACACCCGTGAGTTCCTGTTCCGGCACTAA